Proteins encoded in a region of the Procambarus clarkii isolate CNS0578487 chromosome 42, FALCON_Pclarkii_2.0, whole genome shotgun sequence genome:
- the LOC138373374 gene encoding prophage side tail fiber protein homolog StfR-like, with translation MAKQASVATKQASVAAKHLWVVAKQASVVAKQASVATKQASVVAKQVSVAANQASVAAKQVSVMAKQSSVAAKQSSVAAKHLWVSVAAKQVSVMAKQVSVMAKQVWVMAKQSSVAAKQVWVMAKQSSVAAKQASVVAKQVRVMAKQSSVAAMQASVVVKQASASVAAKQASAVAKQASVVAKQASAVDKQVSVTAKQVSVVAKQASVAAKQASVVSKQVWVVAKQASVMAKQASVETKQSSVVAKQASVVAKQASVVAEQASVAAKQSSVAAKHL, from the exons atggccaagcaggcgtcggtggcgaccaagcaggcgtcggtggcggccaagcatTTGTGGGTGGTGgctaagcaggcgtcggtggtggccaagcaggcgtcggtggcgaccaagcaggcgtcggtggtggccaagcaggtgtCGGTGGCGGCCAACcaggcgtcggtggcggccaaaCAGGTGTCGGTgatggccaagcagtcgtcggtggcggccaagcagtcgtcggtggcggccaagcatttgtgg gtgtcggtggcggccaagcaggtTTCGGTGATGGCCAAGCAGGTTTCGGTGATGGCCaagcaggtgtgggtgatggccaagcagtcgtcggtggcggccaagcaggtgtgggtgatggccaagcagtcgtcggtggcggccaagcaggcgtcggtggtggccaagcaggtgcGGGTgatggccaagcagtcgtcggtggcggccatgcaggcgtcggtggtggtcaagcaggcgtcg gcgtcggtggcggccaagcaggcgtcggccgtggccaagcaggcgtcggtggtggccaagcaggcgtcggctgTGGACAAGCAGGTATCGGTAACGGCCAAGCAGGTGTCGgtagtggccaagcaggcgtcggtggcggccaagcaggcgtcggtggtgtccaagcaggtgtgggtggtggccaagcaggcgtcggtgatggccaagcaggcgtcggtagaGACCAAGCAGTCGtcagtggtggccaagcaggcgtcggtggtggccaagcaggcgtcggtggtggccgagcaggcgtcggtggcggccaaacagtcgtcggtggcggccaagcatttgtag
- the LOC138373373 gene encoding tol-Pal system protein TolA-like, which produces MSVMAKQASVVSKQASVATKQASVAAKHLWVVAKQASVVAKQVSVAAKQASVAAKQVSVMAKQSSVAAKQSSVAAKHLWVVAKQASVVAKQASVVAKQALVAAKQASVETKQSSVAAKQSSVAAKQASVETKQSSVEAKQSSVAAKQASVAAKQASVVAKQASVVAKQSSVAAQETPTRGKPLKAWETLPRVEGYYITEKYLHSIY; this is translated from the exons ATGTCGGtgatggccaagcaggcgtcggtggtgtccaagcag gcgtcggtggcgaccaagcaggcgtcggtggcggccaagcatttgtgggtggtggccaagcaggcgtcggtggtggccaagcaggtgtcggtggcggccaagcaggcgtcaGTGGCGGCCAAACAGGTGTCGGTGATGGCCAAGCAAtcgtcggtggcggccaagcagtcgtcggtggcggccaagcatttgtgggtggtggccaagcag gcgtcggtggtggccaagcaggcgtcggtggtggccaagcaggcgttggtggcggccaagcaggcgtctGTAGAgaccaagcagtcgtcggtggcggccaagcagtcgtcggtggcggccaagcaggcgtctGTAGAgaccaagcagtcgtcggtggaggccaagcagtcgtcggtggcggccaagcaggcgtcggtggcggccaagcaggcgtcggtggtggccaagcaggcgtcggtggtggccaagcagtcgtcggtggcggCCCAAGAGacgcccacaagag GTAAACCACTAAAGGCTTGGGAAACATTACCGCGAGTCGAGGGATATTATATAACAGAAAAATATTTGCATTCCATATACTGA